Within Deltaproteobacteria bacterium, the genomic segment GGACCGGAAAGAGGATATCCCGGTGCTGGTCGACCACTTCCTCGACCGATCCCGGGAACACCACGGCGGTCTCCGGCGCAGCTTCTCCCCCCTGGCCATGCGGGTCTTGCTCGAGTACTCCTGGCCCGGGAACGTCCGGGAGCTGGAGAACGCCGTGGAACGCGCAAGGATCTGCTCCCGCAGGGAGGTCATCGAGGAGTCCGCCCTCCCGGCGGAGATTCGCCACAGGGGAGGAACGTCTCACCGGACGGCACGGCCCGCCGGTCAGGGCCCGGCCGAACCGAAGGAGGAAACGATCCGGGAAGCGCTCGCGCGCTGCCGCGGAAACCGGGGAGAAGCGGCCGCGCAACTCGGCATCAGTCGCGTCACCCTGTGGCGGAGGATGAAACAACTGGACGTTTTGCCTTAGCCCTCCGACCCGGGCGGCAGGGGCCACCTCTTCCGTCGCGCATTTCCGCCGCGACTTTCCGTTGACACCCGGGCACCGAATTGTATACTGTATACAGTTCGGCGTCTTGCCGGGGGGTGCGCCATGACCCTTCCACCCATGAACCGATCCATCTTCGCCGCCCCCCCGGCAAACGATTCCCTTATGGGTTCATGCGTCCCGTCGGTCCGTCAACCCGAAGGAAGGTCCCCACCGAAAGGAGGCCCGATATGTTCAAAAAAATCCTGGTGCCGCTGGACGGTTCCGCGCTCGCGGAGCGCGCGATCGACCAGGTGGAGAAGATGGCGAAGGGGTCGGGCGCCGAGGTGCTTCTCCTGAAGGTCGTCCCGGCGCCCCTTGGGAAGGTGCCGGAGGCCGGACAGATGGAGGAGTCGAAGGCGTTCGCCGAGAGCGTGAACCGGTCGAAGGAGTATCTCGATAGATTCGCCACCCGGCTCCGCGCGATCTCCGTGAAGTCGCGGATCCTGATCCCCTCCGGGGAGCCGCACACCGAGATCCTCGCGGCCGCCCACAAGGAGGACGTCGACTGCATCGTGATGAGCACCCACGGCGGGACAGCCCTCGCACGCGCGCTGCTCGGGAGCACGGCCGAAAAGGTGGTGTACACCACCAAGCGGCCGGTCTTCCTGGTCAAGCCCGAGAAGATCCACGCCGCCCGCATCGAGGAGGGCGACATCTTCGCCGGCGTCGCAAGGTAGACCCGCCGACACACGGGGCGCCCGGGCTCGCGGGTCCGGGCGCCCTCCCGCCTTTTCTCCCGCCACCTCGCGTACAATAATAGGATGGAATCCGTCGTCATGCAGGCCCTGTCGCCGTCGCGGGAGAGCATTCCATGAAGATCGCCGTCCCGAGGGAGATCCGTGAGGGGGAACGGCGGGTCGCCCTCGTCCCCGAGTCGTGCCGGAAGCTCGTGAAGGCGGGGATCGAGGTGACGGTGGAGAGCGGCGCAGGATCGGCGGCGTTCTTCCCCGACGACGCCTACCGCGAGGCGGGCGCCTCCGTCGGGGAAAACGCCGCATCGGTGTTGGGCTGGGCGGACTTCATCCTGAAGGTGCAGGCGCCCGCCCCCTACCCGCCCCCCGGCGCACACGAAGTCGACGCGATGCGCGAGGGGGCGATGCTCCTTTGCACGATGATGCCCACCCGCCACCCCGACGCGGTGGAGAGGCTCGCGGCCCGCCGGATCACCGCCTTCGCCACCGACCGGATCCCCCGCATCACGCGGGCGCAGTCGATGGACACGCTCTCCTCCATGGCGAACATCGCCGGGTACAAGGCGGTCCTGGTCGCCGCGAACGCCCTCCCGAAATATTTCCCCATGCTCACGACCGCCGCAGGCACGGTGTTCCCCGCGAAGGTCTTCGTAATCGGCGCGGGGGTCGCGGGGCTCTCCGCCGTCGCCACCGCGCGGCGCCTCGGGGCCTCCGTGGAGGCCACCGACACGCGGCCCGCGGCGAAGGAGCAGGTGGAAAGCCTGGGGGCCCGGTTCGTCGGGGTCGATACCGCGGAAAACGCGCAGGACGTCTCCGGATATGCTCGGGAGCTTTCGCAGGAGTTCTACCGGAAGCAGGCGGAGCTCCTCGCGGACCGGTGCGCGGCGTCGGATGTGGTCATCACGACGGCGCTGATCGGCGGCGTGAAGGCGCCCAAGCTCATCACCGCCGAGATGGTGCGCGGGATGAGGCAGGGCTCGGTGATCGTGGACGCGGCCGCCGAAGGGGGAGGCAACTGCGCACTGACCTGTCCGGGGAAAACGGTCGTCGAGGGCGGCGTGACGATATGCGGTCCCCTCAACCTCCCCTCTGAAATACCCTGGCACGCAAGCACGCTTTACTCGCGCAACCTGACGGCGTTCGTCCTTGCCTTCTGGAAGGACGGACGTTTCACCCTCGACCTGGGCGACGAGATCCTGCGGGGCGCCCTCGTGACCCACGGGGGCGAGGTCCGACTCGCCACGACGGGCTGACGGGCGTCAAGGAGGCTTTCCCATGAGTCCGTCCCTCGAAGTGGGACTCTACGTCTTCGTACTGGCCACGTTCCTCGGACTGGAGATCATCCGCAGGGTGTCGCCGCTTCTTCACACCCCCCTGATGTCCCTGACGAACGCCATCTCGGCCATCACGGTCGTCGGCTCCATCCTGGTCGCGGGCGAGCAGAAGACCACCCTCTCCACCGTCCTCGGCACCCTCGCGGTGACCTGTTCCATGATCAACATCGTCGGCGGATACCTGATCACCTACCGCATGCTCCGGATGTTCAGGAAGAGCGGGAAAGACAAGCCATGATCGACCGGGCCATTCCCCTGCTCTACCT encodes:
- a CDS encoding universal stress protein, whose product is MFKKILVPLDGSALAERAIDQVEKMAKGSGAEVLLLKVVPAPLGKVPEAGQMEESKAFAESVNRSKEYLDRFATRLRAISVKSRILIPSGEPHTEILAAAHKEDVDCIVMSTHGGTALARALLGSTAEKVVYTTKRPVFLVKPEKIHAARIEEGDIFAGVAR
- a CDS encoding NAD(P) transhydrogenase subunit alpha, which codes for MSPSLEVGLYVFVLATFLGLEIIRRVSPLLHTPLMSLTNAISAITVVGSILVAGEQKTTLSTVLGTLAVTCSMINIVGGYLITYRMLRMFRKSGKDKP
- a CDS encoding Re/Si-specific NAD(P)(+) transhydrogenase subunit alpha, with product MKIAVPREIREGERRVALVPESCRKLVKAGIEVTVESGAGSAAFFPDDAYREAGASVGENAASVLGWADFILKVQAPAPYPPPGAHEVDAMREGAMLLCTMMPTRHPDAVERLAARRITAFATDRIPRITRAQSMDTLSSMANIAGYKAVLVAANALPKYFPMLTTAAGTVFPAKVFVIGAGVAGLSAVATARRLGASVEATDTRPAAKEQVESLGARFVGVDTAENAQDVSGYARELSQEFYRKQAELLADRCAASDVVITTALIGGVKAPKLITAEMVRGMRQGSVIVDAAAEGGGNCALTCPGKTVVEGGVTICGPLNLPSEIPWHASTLYSRNLTAFVLAFWKDGRFTLDLGDEILRGALVTHGGEVRLATTG